From Synoicihabitans lomoniglobus, the proteins below share one genomic window:
- a CDS encoding DNA gyrase/topoisomerase IV subunit A gives MPNRQPPEDDQPELPLDPAKNAAEAAPAAAASNPDAEVSAGDENPPESAETVVEAPLAGAYKNWFLDYASYVILDRAVPHINDGLKPVQRRILHTLWEKDDGRFHKVANIVGATMAFHPHGDASIEAALVGIAQRGYLIEPQGNFGNTLTGDGAAAARYIEARLTPFARDVLFNPKTTVWQQSYDGRAKEPVTLPAKFPLVLLEGAEGIAVGLSTRLLPHNFNDLCRASINYLQGKTFRIRPDFPTGGTADFSDYNDGKRGSRVKVRATIESQSKYVLAITELAYGTTTSSLIDSILSANTKGKIKIKHVDDNTADKVEILVHLPQGADPKQVKQQLYVFTDCQVSLSPSACVIETVDGRDRPAFLGVSEILKRSVDETVGLLKLELEIKLGELEQQWHWDSLERIFIEERIYRRIEQSKTWESVLHEIRTGLEPFLDRLQREVTDDDITRLTEIRIKRISAYNRFKADEKIKQIETDIEGVKHHLANLIDYAIAWFESLQEKYGKGRKRRTSFDEIEQISVTKVIPANQRLFVDREGGFVGLNWRQHEFVTDCRPIDQVMCIMADGTLKMSKVADKIFMGRNILHVALFDKNGPPEYFTLLYQDKKSGKCFGKRFTLGGLTRDKLYPLVASEGSKVVYFDATKNESAMPGKLRIQLSGRCKARVKDFEFDLSEMSVGARGAKGVTVTKYPVRKVTKVLGAGEVEGS, from the coding sequence ATGCCGAACCGCCAACCGCCCGAGGACGATCAACCCGAGCTCCCTTTAGATCCCGCCAAAAACGCCGCTGAGGCCGCGCCCGCCGCCGCCGCGTCGAACCCGGACGCGGAGGTTTCCGCCGGAGATGAGAACCCGCCCGAGTCCGCTGAGACCGTCGTCGAAGCTCCGCTCGCCGGCGCGTATAAGAACTGGTTTCTCGACTACGCGAGCTACGTCATTCTCGACCGGGCGGTGCCGCACATCAACGACGGCTTGAAGCCCGTCCAGCGTCGCATCCTGCACACGTTGTGGGAAAAAGATGACGGTCGCTTCCATAAGGTCGCGAACATTGTGGGCGCCACCATGGCGTTTCATCCGCACGGCGATGCCTCCATCGAAGCCGCCCTCGTGGGCATCGCCCAGCGCGGTTATCTGATCGAGCCGCAGGGCAATTTTGGCAACACGCTCACCGGCGATGGTGCGGCCGCCGCCCGTTACATTGAGGCCCGCCTCACGCCGTTTGCCCGGGACGTGTTGTTCAACCCCAAGACGACGGTCTGGCAGCAGAGCTACGACGGTCGCGCCAAGGAACCCGTCACCCTGCCGGCCAAGTTTCCTCTCGTGCTACTCGAAGGTGCCGAGGGCATCGCCGTCGGTTTGTCGACGCGGTTGCTGCCGCACAATTTCAACGACCTGTGCCGCGCCTCGATCAATTACCTGCAGGGCAAGACGTTTCGGATTCGGCCGGATTTTCCGACCGGAGGCACGGCGGATTTCAGCGATTACAACGACGGCAAACGGGGCAGCCGCGTCAAGGTGCGCGCCACCATCGAGTCCCAGAGCAAATACGTGCTCGCCATCACCGAACTCGCTTACGGCACGACGACGTCGTCGCTCATCGACTCGATCCTTTCGGCCAACACCAAGGGCAAGATCAAGATCAAGCACGTCGACGACAACACCGCCGACAAGGTGGAGATCCTCGTGCATCTGCCGCAGGGCGCCGACCCGAAACAGGTGAAGCAACAACTCTACGTTTTCACCGACTGCCAGGTTTCCCTTTCACCCTCGGCGTGCGTGATCGAGACCGTCGACGGTCGTGACCGCCCCGCGTTTCTCGGGGTTTCCGAGATTCTGAAACGCTCGGTCGACGAGACCGTCGGTCTGCTCAAACTCGAGTTGGAAATCAAACTCGGTGAACTCGAGCAACAGTGGCACTGGGACTCGCTCGAACGCATCTTCATCGAAGAGCGGATCTACCGTCGTATCGAACAATCCAAGACGTGGGAGAGCGTGCTGCACGAGATTCGCACCGGTCTCGAACCCTTCCTCGATCGTTTGCAACGCGAAGTGACGGATGACGATATCACCCGGCTGACCGAGATCCGCATCAAACGCATTTCGGCTTACAATCGCTTCAAGGCGGACGAGAAAATCAAGCAGATCGAAACGGATATCGAGGGCGTCAAACACCACCTCGCCAATCTCATCGACTACGCCATCGCGTGGTTCGAATCGTTGCAGGAAAAATACGGCAAAGGCCGCAAACGGCGCACCTCGTTTGATGAGATTGAGCAGATCAGCGTGACGAAGGTCATCCCGGCCAATCAGCGGCTGTTCGTCGACCGCGAAGGTGGTTTCGTCGGCCTCAACTGGCGTCAGCACGAATTCGTCACCGACTGTCGCCCGATCGACCAGGTCATGTGCATCATGGCCGACGGCACGCTCAAAATGTCGAAGGTGGCGGACAAGATTTTCATGGGACGCAACATCCTGCATGTGGCGTTGTTCGACAAGAACGGCCCGCCCGAATACTTCACGTTGCTCTATCAGGACAAGAAGAGCGGCAAGTGTTTCGGCAAACGGTTCACCCTCGGCGGACTCACGCGCGACAAACTCTATCCGCTGGTCGCGAGCGAGGGGTCGAAGGTCGTTTATTTCGACGCCACAAAGAACGAATCCGCCATGCCGGGCAAACTGCGCATCCAGTTGAGCGGACGTTGTAAAGCGCGAGTAAAAGACTTCGAATTCGATCTCTCCGAAATGTCCGTGGGGGCGCGGGGGGCCAAAGGCGTGACGGTGACCAAATACCCCGTGCGCAAGGTCACCAAGGTGCTCGGCGCCGGCGAAGTAGAGGGCAGTTAA
- a CDS encoding hybrid sensor histidine kinase/response regulator, with protein sequence MPKDPSYATNALHHGPAWTYIRDLDGLIVYSSPQSRHFLGRDAQDLVGQPWTTCLAAGKLNLQRWEALREAGQHGDFALHTELELCGSRPTPLWVEVRERDWLDDTAADPVELIVGTVVDISDRRLRESQLQHGQRLENLGLLSAGIAHDLNNILAPILIAGSLLRPSAKSDRERRMVDILQTSAERGARIVRQILGFAHGDDSDRGPIDPRHVLRELVLVVQETFPRNISLHDDISSNLRTVHANPTQLHQLLLNLCVNARDAMPDGGELHIKATNAVVKNPPAHQPISRSRRDWVRITIRDTGTGIPPEQLDQIWAPFYTTKADGHGTGLGLSTVRSLIIAHGGFVDVRSRPGEGTTFSVHLPTIDRLPDCEGLTHLAGDDEEPGHGERILVVDDEPSVRDVIRETLGARGYDIMLAADGVEALATINLVENDIALVITDVHMPHMSGDILVNVLKRMRPQLPIIAISGHPDAPQNWQQDNQEQPNATLTKPFAGPALVQTVKDVLNPSAPAHR encoded by the coding sequence GTGCCCAAAGATCCGTCATATGCCACCAACGCCCTTCACCACGGACCGGCGTGGACCTACATCCGTGATTTGGACGGTCTGATCGTCTACTCGTCGCCGCAGTCACGGCACTTTCTGGGTCGCGATGCGCAGGACCTCGTCGGTCAACCTTGGACGACATGCCTGGCGGCCGGAAAACTGAATTTGCAGCGCTGGGAAGCACTGCGGGAAGCGGGACAACACGGTGATTTCGCGTTGCACACCGAACTGGAACTTTGTGGCTCGCGCCCGACTCCCCTATGGGTGGAGGTGCGCGAACGGGACTGGCTGGATGATACGGCGGCGGATCCGGTCGAGTTGATCGTTGGCACGGTCGTCGACATCTCCGATCGGCGTCTGCGTGAGTCGCAGTTGCAACACGGTCAACGCCTCGAAAACCTGGGACTGCTGTCCGCCGGCATCGCCCACGATCTCAACAACATCCTCGCGCCGATCCTGATCGCGGGTTCGCTGTTGCGCCCTTCGGCCAAAAGCGATCGCGAACGTCGCATGGTCGACATTCTGCAGACCTCCGCGGAGCGCGGCGCCCGCATCGTGCGCCAGATCCTGGGCTTCGCCCACGGGGACGACTCCGATCGCGGCCCGATCGATCCCCGCCATGTGTTGCGCGAGCTCGTGCTGGTCGTGCAGGAGACCTTCCCCCGCAATATCAGCCTGCACGACGACATTTCCTCCAACTTGCGCACGGTGCACGCGAACCCCACGCAATTGCACCAGTTGCTGCTCAACTTGTGTGTGAACGCGCGGGACGCCATGCCCGACGGCGGCGAGCTGCACATCAAGGCGACCAATGCAGTGGTGAAGAACCCGCCCGCCCATCAACCCATTTCCCGCAGTCGCCGCGATTGGGTGCGTATCACGATTCGCGATACGGGCACCGGCATCCCGCCCGAGCAGCTCGATCAGATCTGGGCCCCGTTTTACACCACCAAGGCCGACGGACACGGCACCGGCCTCGGTCTCTCCACCGTGCGCAGTCTGATCATCGCCCACGGCGGATTCGTCGATGTGCGCAGCCGCCCCGGCGAAGGCACCACGTTCAGCGTGCATCTGCCCACCATCGACCGGTTGCCCGACTGCGAGGGCCTCACGCATCTCGCGGGCGACGACGAGGAGCCCGGTCACGGCGAACGTATTCTGGTGGTCGACGACGAACCTTCCGTGCGCGATGTGATTCGGGAGACCCTCGGCGCCCGGGGTTACGACATCATGCTCGCGGCCGATGGCGTCGAAGCCCTCGCCACCATCAATCTGGTCGAAAACGACATCGCCCTGGTCATCACGGACGTGCACATGCCGCACATGAGTGGCGACATCCTGGTCAACGTGCTCAAACGCATGCGCCCGCAGTTGCCGATCATTGCGATCAGTGGCCACCCGGACGCCCCGCAGAACTGGCAGCAGGATAATCAAGAGCAACCCAACGCGACCCTCACCAAGCCGTTTGCCGGTCCCGCCCTCGTCCAAACCGTGAAGGACGTGCTGAATCCGTCGGCCCCCGCCCACCGGTAG
- a CDS encoding arsenate reductase ArsC, whose product MTSSDSKPLILILCTGNSCRSHMAEGILRAAAGDLLDVHSAGSKPAGYVHPLGIRAMAEIGIDIRAHTSKHMNDFLDRDVHTVITVCGNADQACPMFPGQMARHHWGFDDPAHAPGDEAAQLEVFRRVRDEIKRVFDAYGAGWAGAARVDSGG is encoded by the coding sequence ATGACATCCTCCGATTCCAAACCGCTGATCCTCATCCTCTGCACGGGCAACTCGTGCCGCAGTCACATGGCGGAAGGCATCCTGCGCGCCGCGGCCGGCGACCTGCTCGACGTCCACAGCGCCGGCTCCAAACCCGCGGGTTACGTGCACCCGCTCGGCATCCGGGCCATGGCGGAAATCGGCATCGATATCAGGGCGCACACCTCCAAGCACATGAACGATTTTCTGGACCGGGACGTGCACACCGTGATCACGGTCTGCGGCAACGCCGATCAGGCCTGCCCCATGTTTCCGGGGCAGATGGCGCGTCACCACTGGGGCTTCGACGATCCCGCCCACGCCCCCGGCGACGAAGCGGCGCAGTTGGAGGTGTTTCGGCGGGTGCGCGACGAGATCAAACGCGTCTTCGACGCCTACGGCGCCGGTTGGGCCGGAGCGGCGCGGGTCGACTCCGGTGGCTGA
- a CDS encoding response regulator — MRPSSSSLHPVILMVEDDVDLLGVAALRLESMGCEVIGVESAEEALRLIETMCDRINVVFTDLRLGGIDGAGLIEQLNEVAPDLPIVATSALIEELDVVRARWGNRVRLIPKPYQFEDLRILLTLSQSGS; from the coding sequence ATGCGTCCATCTTCCTCATCCCTCCACCCGGTCATCCTGATGGTGGAGGATGACGTCGACCTGCTGGGCGTCGCGGCGTTGCGCTTGGAGTCCATGGGCTGTGAAGTGATCGGCGTGGAATCGGCGGAGGAAGCCCTGCGTCTCATCGAGACCATGTGCGATCGCATCAATGTGGTGTTCACCGACTTAAGGTTGGGAGGCATTGATGGCGCGGGGTTGATTGAACAACTCAACGAGGTGGCACCGGATTTGCCGATCGTGGCGACGAGCGCCTTGATCGAGGAACTCGATGTCGTCCGCGCGCGATGGGGCAACCGGGTGCGCTTGATTCCCAAGCCCTACCAATTTGAAGACCTGCGCATCCTGCTGACGCTGTCGCAATCCGGATCCTGA
- a CDS encoding histidine kinase: protein MRAPLLVPRSWLLLGGLCAGVGLGFAQDGPVASPPRLEERGFPAMRSFSPRDYGGHNQVWTAKRGPDGVMYFGCRGQVLAFDGIAWRNIPVPGGVHIRAMDIDSAGTVWLGGVNEFGYLKPSATGELKFESLRPHLPADITQTGDFRRAYAMPDGVYFQTDAYLFRWHDGVLKVWPMHERFVTLMMPWQGRLVVCRSDGWMMPNEDGTWDPVPGQPDPARQILLSGLVPNGRDAWWAAAGRKGLLRFDGQTTSEVPGDVAAFIKRSRLFGIARLADGRLLLPTLGNGLLITDAELRPLLHLNADNGLPSDTVICVEPVGNGIVWCGTEQGIVRLDLSPGITRFSPANGLDHNGTESVIRLADEPVFATSNGAMQMQPGEGPFANPAFRPWAEIDDNLNDFLPLADGVLAGGVRSLWWVRDGEVFDLQSPSNIDDILIPRLLPHRAVALHLTGIAWWRRDGASWILDHNVEAPRGEFDSLCEDANGTLWIGSSNQGVWRLDYGPLATTIAADATLPDPVPVHYTAAHGLPSTTDRTLVEIIDGAPLFFTSYGLYRHDAATDRFVPEPAFGPRFVDGTWCTHHAAPSPTGGVWFDVKGAIGSADESFHQIGRWMDGTWHPLQLADLDRIGSVRELVCEMVDGEEVLWICGESALIRINVTARQLHPGAQVGATVLHSLTTTSGRTLASGGHIAESLDIAPEHNSVRFRFGTPGLSGEHDGYHVSQLIGFSGGELEANPTGERTFTNLPPGDYVFEARGRTADHHWSTPARLAFTVLAPWWLTPAAKVAYGLVALGSVYLIVRWRTLRLEAQRTQLEQVVAARTAELANKAAALERLHALEHDATLAARLSAETARLELLRYQLNPHFLFNSLNSIRALVYSAPETAGEMVTKLAEFCRRTLNRSNDEMVSVADEVAMARNYLDIEQVRWQDGLQIHLEVSPAAAACELPQNLLLPLLENAIKYGGRTSPDQLEVKLSIVLENDVLTCAVANTGAWVEPDENPFTDSTRIGLANLRQRLRRHYGDDARMTHATTAGWVIITVMLPRCHRDPSPPPTA, encoded by the coding sequence ATGCGTGCCCCGCTTCTCGTCCCCCGCTCTTGGTTGTTGCTCGGCGGATTGTGTGCCGGCGTAGGGTTGGGGTTCGCCCAGGACGGTCCCGTCGCATCGCCACCGCGATTGGAGGAACGCGGCTTCCCCGCCATGCGCAGCTTCAGCCCGCGCGACTACGGCGGACACAATCAAGTTTGGACGGCCAAACGCGGTCCCGACGGGGTGATGTATTTTGGCTGTCGCGGCCAAGTGCTGGCATTCGACGGGATCGCTTGGCGCAACATTCCCGTGCCCGGCGGCGTCCATATCCGGGCCATGGACATCGACTCGGCGGGCACCGTGTGGCTCGGCGGAGTGAATGAATTCGGGTATCTCAAACCCAGCGCCACGGGGGAATTGAAATTCGAATCGCTCCGGCCGCACCTGCCTGCCGACATCACCCAGACAGGCGACTTCCGCCGCGCCTACGCCATGCCCGATGGCGTCTATTTCCAAACCGATGCCTATCTCTTTCGCTGGCACGATGGCGTCCTGAAGGTTTGGCCAATGCACGAGCGCTTCGTCACGCTCATGATGCCCTGGCAAGGTCGTCTCGTCGTCTGCCGGAGCGACGGCTGGATGATGCCCAACGAGGACGGCACTTGGGATCCTGTGCCCGGCCAACCCGACCCCGCCCGCCAAATCCTCCTGTCCGGGTTGGTCCCCAATGGCCGCGATGCGTGGTGGGCCGCCGCCGGTCGCAAAGGTCTCCTGCGCTTCGACGGCCAAACCACCTCCGAGGTGCCCGGTGACGTGGCCGCTTTCATCAAGCGGTCCCGCCTGTTCGGCATCGCCCGCCTCGCCGACGGCCGACTGCTCCTGCCCACGCTCGGCAACGGACTGCTCATCACCGATGCCGAGTTGCGACCATTGCTCCACCTCAACGCCGACAACGGCCTGCCCTCCGACACGGTCATCTGCGTCGAACCCGTGGGCAACGGCATCGTGTGGTGCGGCACCGAACAAGGCATCGTGCGGCTCGACCTATCGCCGGGCATCACGCGATTCTCGCCGGCCAACGGGCTCGATCACAACGGCACCGAGTCCGTCATTCGCCTCGCCGACGAGCCGGTTTTTGCCACCTCCAACGGCGCCATGCAGATGCAGCCCGGCGAAGGTCCGTTTGCGAACCCCGCTTTCCGTCCCTGGGCCGAGATCGACGACAACCTCAATGACTTTCTCCCCCTCGCCGACGGCGTGCTGGCCGGCGGCGTGCGCAGCCTGTGGTGGGTGCGCGACGGAGAGGTGTTCGACCTGCAAAGTCCCAGCAACATCGACGACATTCTCATCCCCCGGCTCCTCCCCCACCGCGCCGTCGCCCTCCACCTCACCGGCATCGCCTGGTGGCGACGCGACGGCGCGAGCTGGATTCTGGACCACAACGTGGAGGCACCGCGCGGCGAGTTCGATTCCCTCTGTGAAGATGCCAACGGCACGCTCTGGATCGGTTCGTCAAACCAAGGCGTGTGGCGCTTGGACTACGGACCGCTCGCTACCACCATCGCGGCCGACGCCACGCTGCCCGACCCCGTCCCCGTGCACTACACGGCCGCACACGGGCTGCCCTCCACCACCGACCGAACCCTGGTCGAAATCATCGACGGGGCGCCACTGTTTTTCACGTCCTACGGATTGTATCGCCACGATGCCGCCACTGATCGCTTTGTCCCCGAACCGGCCTTCGGGCCGCGCTTTGTCGACGGCACCTGGTGCACCCATCACGCCGCACCGTCGCCCACCGGAGGCGTGTGGTTTGATGTCAAAGGGGCCATCGGCAGCGCGGACGAATCGTTTCATCAGATCGGTCGTTGGATGGACGGCACATGGCATCCGCTGCAACTGGCCGATCTCGATCGCATCGGCTCGGTGCGCGAGCTCGTTTGCGAAATGGTCGACGGGGAGGAAGTGCTCTGGATCTGTGGCGAGTCCGCCCTGATTCGCATCAATGTCACCGCGCGGCAACTACATCCCGGGGCCCAGGTCGGGGCCACGGTGCTGCATTCCCTCACCACCACGAGCGGGCGCACGCTGGCGTCGGGAGGCCACATCGCGGAGTCGCTCGACATCGCTCCCGAACACAACTCCGTGCGTTTCCGCTTTGGCACCCCCGGTCTGTCCGGCGAGCACGATGGTTACCACGTTTCCCAATTGATCGGTTTCAGCGGCGGTGAACTCGAAGCCAACCCCACCGGCGAGCGCACCTTCACCAATCTCCCTCCCGGGGACTACGTTTTCGAGGCGCGCGGACGCACCGCCGACCACCATTGGAGCACTCCGGCCAGATTGGCCTTCACCGTGCTCGCGCCGTGGTGGCTCACGCCCGCCGCCAAGGTTGCCTATGGGCTCGTCGCCCTCGGCAGCGTCTACCTCATCGTGCGCTGGCGGACCCTGCGTCTCGAAGCCCAACGCACCCAACTCGAACAGGTGGTGGCGGCACGCACGGCCGAACTCGCCAACAAGGCGGCCGCCCTCGAACGCCTGCACGCCCTCGAACACGATGCCACCCTCGCCGCTCGTTTGTCCGCCGAAACCGCCCGTCTGGAACTGCTGCGCTACCAGCTCAACCCGCACTTCCTCTTCAATTCGCTCAACTCCATCCGCGCCCTCGTCTACTCCGCGCCCGAGACCGCCGGCGAGATGGTCACCAAACTCGCCGAATTCTGCCGCCGCACACTCAATCGCAGCAATGACGAGATGGTTTCGGTCGCCGATGAGGTCGCCATGGCGCGCAACTATCTCGATATCGAACAGGTTCGATGGCAGGACGGCTTGCAGATTCACCTGGAGGTTTCACCCGCCGCCGCGGCCTGCGAACTCCCGCAAAATCTCCTTCTGCCGCTGCTCGAAAACGCCATCAAATACGGCGGCCGCACTTCCCCCGACCAACTCGAGGTCAAACTCAGCATCGTCCTCGAAAACGACGTGCTGACCTGCGCGGTCGCCAACACCGGCGCGTGGGTCGAGCCGGACGAAAATCCGTTCACCGACTCGACCCGAATCGGCTTGGCCAACCTGCGCCAACGCCTGCGTCGCCACTACGGCGACGACGCCCGCATGACCCACGCGACCACCGCCGGTTGGGTCATCATCACCGTGATGCTTCCTCGTTGCCACCGTGATCCATCGCCGCCGCCGACCGCCTGA
- a CDS encoding response regulator — protein sequence MDRCAQPEDAVRWSATARTVLVAEDEPNMRRILVQLLERRGFNVLSFPDGEAAWQGYQSAHIRIDVVVTDLQMPRLDGRGLIARLMRVTPTPQIAVCSGCDEECAWVRARWGTSVATVHKPYSADQLFGILGPSRRCDQPPESTRAAPAQPAP from the coding sequence GTGGATCGCTGTGCCCAACCCGAAGACGCCGTGCGCTGGTCTGCGACCGCCCGAACCGTTCTGGTCGCGGAGGACGAGCCGAACATGCGACGGATTCTGGTGCAGCTGTTGGAGCGGCGCGGCTTCAACGTCCTCAGTTTTCCGGATGGTGAGGCGGCGTGGCAGGGATACCAATCCGCCCATATCCGCATCGACGTGGTCGTGACGGATTTGCAAATGCCGCGCCTGGACGGGCGGGGGTTGATTGCGCGTTTGATGAGGGTCACCCCCACGCCGCAAATCGCGGTTTGCAGTGGTTGCGATGAGGAATGCGCCTGGGTCAGGGCGCGGTGGGGCACCAGCGTGGCCACGGTGCACAAACCCTACAGCGCCGACCAGCTGTTCGGCATCCTGGGTCCGTCGCGCCGCTGCGATCAGCCACCGGAGTCGACCCGCGCCGCTCCGGCCCAACCGGCGCCGTAG